One Etheostoma cragini isolate CJK2018 chromosome 6, CSU_Ecrag_1.0, whole genome shotgun sequence DNA window includes the following coding sequences:
- the pou2f2a gene encoding POU domain, class 2, transcription factor 2 isoform X1, which produces MFVPLPVPFVFQRTAPDLNAWRLKSPLALRSNSDIRMSKPVEVEKVGAESPMEGTDSERNGPESNHQAQSMKVNPFPLSPTLSSSKHKMEECGDMSPALPLSHGPTPSQTALQHTQLMLTGSQLAGLTALLPAQQQLLLQQAQAQLLAAAVQQSSAAHAAHAAHAAAQANQQAQAVAAANQQAQQQQQAGQTGQQAQSQSQGQSTQEQIAQSVPVPPPPPQLTLSQPIQLTAQDIQQLLQLQQLVLVPGHSLPSPAQFLLPQAQQGQQGLLSTPNLISLPQQNQGSLLSASTRMGLQAQRDKSMEVSGVTTVPSVNSHPEEPSDLEELEQFARTFKQRRIKLGFTQGDVGLAMGKLYGNDFSQTTISRFEALNLSFKNMCKLKPLLEKWLNDAETMSTDCTMPSPSSLSSPSMGFDGIPGRRRKKRTSIETNVRVALERAFMTNQKPTSEEILLIAEQLNMEKEVIRVWFCNRRQKEKRINPSSATPPLPSQPPTAPPTHKSSCYSPHMMSSQLSQAVTSLSTTVTTMSPVCPLTSSLTSTHPSLSSAPSPVTPPPPRSTASPATPSHSTLNLNTGLWRMGKKNGDVSNYITDFAANLRNTVMGVNTGMNQALLGNNPLATIQALAASGGQLPLSSLEGASKVMLGACGSQGGGIPSSFFLNHPALLHMGQNPGAGLLSAAIAKASQASPFPSASSISPTLCSPSPCSSPASSCSSSEMAHSPPSLGGAKIE; this is translated from the exons ATATCAGGATGTCAAAGCCAGTAGAGGTCGAGAAGGTAGGGGCCGAGTCCCCGATGGAGGGCACAG ATTCAGAGCGGAATGGACCTGAATCAAATCACCAG GCTCAGTCAATGAAAGTCAATCCATTTCCCCTTTCACCAACCCTGAGCAGCAGCAAG CATAAGATGGAGGAGTGTGGTGATATGTCCCCggcccttcctctctctcacgGCCCGACCCCCTCACAGACGGCCCTGCAACATACACAGCTCATGCTGACCGGCTCCCAACTTGCAGGG TTAACAGCTCTGTTGCCAGCgcagcagcagctgttgctGCAGCAGGCTCAGGCGCAGCTCCTGGCTGCAGCTGTGCAGCAGTCCAGTGCAGCCCACGCCGCTCATGCTGCCCACGCAGCTGCCCAAGCAAATCAGCAAGCTCAGGCAGTCGCAGCAGCAAATCAGCaagcccagcagcagcagcaggcggGACAAACGGGGCAGCAGGCCCAATCGCAGTCCCAGGGACAGAGCACACAGGAACAGATAGCCCAAAGTGTCCCTGTCCCACCTCCTCCACCCCAGCTCACCCTCTCCCAGCCAATCCAGCTCACCGCCCAG GACATACAGCAGTTGCTGCAGCTTCAGCAGTTGGTGTTAGTGCCCGGCCACTCGCTCCCATCCCCTGCCCAGTTCCTCCTCCCACAGGCACAGCAGGGCCAGCAAG gacTCCTATCGACACCAAATCTTATTTCGCTACCTCAGCAAAACCAAGGGAGCCTGCTGTCTGCTTCAACTAGAATGGGACTCCAAGCACAG CGCGATAAGAGCATGGAGGTGAGCGGTGTGACTACAGTACCCTCAGTGAACTCTCACCCTGAGGAGCCCAGTGACCTGGAGGAGCTGGAACAGTTTGCCCGCACTTTCAAACAGAGACGCATCAAGCTGGGCTTCACACAG GGAGATGTCGGTTTGGCCATGGGGAAGCTGTATGGCAACGACTTCAGTCAGACCACAATCTCCCGCTTTGAAGCCCTTAACTTAAGCTTTAAGAACATGTGCAAGCTGAAGCCACTGCTGGAGAAGTGGCTCAATGATGCAG AGACCATGTCCACAGACTGTACCATGCCCAGCCCCAGCTCCCTGTCCTCTCCCTCAATGGGCTTCGACGGGATTCCTGGTCGCCGCAGAAAGAAGAGAACCAGCATTGAGACGAATGTGCGCGTGGCCCTGGAACGCGCATTCATGACg AACCAGAAGCCTACCTCAGAAGAGATCCTGCTGATTGCAGAGCAGCTCAACATGGAGAAGGAGGTGATCCGGGTCTGGTTCTGCAACCGCCGGCAGAAAGAGAAACGCATCAATCCCTCCAGTGCCACCCCTCCCTTGCCCAGCCAGCCCCCCACTGCCCCCCCAACGCACAAATCGTCCTGCTACAGCCCTCACATG ATGTCCAGCCAGCTGTCGCAGGCCGTGACCAGTCTCAGCACAACAGTGACCACCATGTCGCCCGTCTGTCCCCTGACTTCCAGCCTTACCTCCACCCACCCCTCTCTCAGCTCCGCACCCTCCCCAGtgactcctcctcctccccgcAGCACAGCCAGCCCAGCCACCCCCAGCCACAGCACACTCAATCTTAACACAGG CTTATGGCGTATGGGTAAAAAGAACGGTGACGTGTCTAACTACATCACCGATTTTGCTGCAAACTTGAG GAACACTGTGATGGGAGTTAACACAGGGATGAACCAAGCCCTCCTCGGTAACAATCCCCTGGCCACTatccaag CCCTAGCAGCCAGTGGTGGCCAGCTGCCCCTTTCCAGTCTTGAGGGGGCCAGTAAGGTTATGCTGGGGGCCTGTGGGAGCCAGGGAGGGGGCatcccctcctccttcttcctcaACCACCCCGCCCTCCTCCACATGGGCCAGAACCCCGGCGCTGGACTTCTCAGCGCTGCCATAGCCAAAGCCTCCCAGGCCTCCCCCTTCCCCTCGGCCAGCAGCATCAGCCCCACCCTCTGCTCCCCCTCGCCCTGCTCCAGCCCCGCCTCTTCCTGCTCCTCCAGCGAAATGGCACACAGCCCGCCCTCTCTGGGCGGAGCCAAGATTGAGTGA
- the pou2f2a gene encoding POU domain, class 2, transcription factor 2 isoform X3, whose translation MFVPLPVPFVFQRTAPDLNAWRLKSPLALRSNSDIRMSKPVEVEKVGAESPMEGTDSERNGPESNHQAQSMKVNPFPLSPTLSSSKHKMEECGDMSPALPLSHGPTPSQTALQHTQLMLTGSQLAGDIQQLLQLQQLVLVPGHSLPSPAQFLLPQAQQGQQGLLSTPNLISLPQQNQGSLLSASTRMGLQAQRDKSMEVSGVTTVPSVNSHPEEPSDLEELEQFARTFKQRRIKLGFTQGDVGLAMGKLYGNDFSQTTISRFEALNLSFKNMCKLKPLLEKWLNDAETMSTDCTMPSPSSLSSPSMGFDGIPGRRRKKRTSIETNVRVALERAFMTNQKPTSEEILLIAEQLNMEKEVIRVWFCNRRQKEKRINPSSATPPLPSQPPTAPPTHKSSCYSPHMMSSQLSQAVTSLSTTVTTMSPVCPLTSSLTSTHPSLSSAPSPVTPPPPRSTASPATPSHSTLNLNTGLWRMGKKNGDVSNYITDFAANLRNTVMGVNTGMNQALLGNNPLATIQALAASGGQLPLSSLEGASKVMLGACGSQGGGIPSSFFLNHPALLHMGQNPGAGLLSAAIAKASQASPFPSASSISPTLCSPSPCSSPASSCSSSEMAHSPPSLGGAKIE comes from the exons ATATCAGGATGTCAAAGCCAGTAGAGGTCGAGAAGGTAGGGGCCGAGTCCCCGATGGAGGGCACAG ATTCAGAGCGGAATGGACCTGAATCAAATCACCAG GCTCAGTCAATGAAAGTCAATCCATTTCCCCTTTCACCAACCCTGAGCAGCAGCAAG CATAAGATGGAGGAGTGTGGTGATATGTCCCCggcccttcctctctctcacgGCCCGACCCCCTCACAGACGGCCCTGCAACATACACAGCTCATGCTGACCGGCTCCCAACTTGCAGGG GACATACAGCAGTTGCTGCAGCTTCAGCAGTTGGTGTTAGTGCCCGGCCACTCGCTCCCATCCCCTGCCCAGTTCCTCCTCCCACAGGCACAGCAGGGCCAGCAAG gacTCCTATCGACACCAAATCTTATTTCGCTACCTCAGCAAAACCAAGGGAGCCTGCTGTCTGCTTCAACTAGAATGGGACTCCAAGCACAG CGCGATAAGAGCATGGAGGTGAGCGGTGTGACTACAGTACCCTCAGTGAACTCTCACCCTGAGGAGCCCAGTGACCTGGAGGAGCTGGAACAGTTTGCCCGCACTTTCAAACAGAGACGCATCAAGCTGGGCTTCACACAG GGAGATGTCGGTTTGGCCATGGGGAAGCTGTATGGCAACGACTTCAGTCAGACCACAATCTCCCGCTTTGAAGCCCTTAACTTAAGCTTTAAGAACATGTGCAAGCTGAAGCCACTGCTGGAGAAGTGGCTCAATGATGCAG AGACCATGTCCACAGACTGTACCATGCCCAGCCCCAGCTCCCTGTCCTCTCCCTCAATGGGCTTCGACGGGATTCCTGGTCGCCGCAGAAAGAAGAGAACCAGCATTGAGACGAATGTGCGCGTGGCCCTGGAACGCGCATTCATGACg AACCAGAAGCCTACCTCAGAAGAGATCCTGCTGATTGCAGAGCAGCTCAACATGGAGAAGGAGGTGATCCGGGTCTGGTTCTGCAACCGCCGGCAGAAAGAGAAACGCATCAATCCCTCCAGTGCCACCCCTCCCTTGCCCAGCCAGCCCCCCACTGCCCCCCCAACGCACAAATCGTCCTGCTACAGCCCTCACATG ATGTCCAGCCAGCTGTCGCAGGCCGTGACCAGTCTCAGCACAACAGTGACCACCATGTCGCCCGTCTGTCCCCTGACTTCCAGCCTTACCTCCACCCACCCCTCTCTCAGCTCCGCACCCTCCCCAGtgactcctcctcctccccgcAGCACAGCCAGCCCAGCCACCCCCAGCCACAGCACACTCAATCTTAACACAGG CTTATGGCGTATGGGTAAAAAGAACGGTGACGTGTCTAACTACATCACCGATTTTGCTGCAAACTTGAG GAACACTGTGATGGGAGTTAACACAGGGATGAACCAAGCCCTCCTCGGTAACAATCCCCTGGCCACTatccaag CCCTAGCAGCCAGTGGTGGCCAGCTGCCCCTTTCCAGTCTTGAGGGGGCCAGTAAGGTTATGCTGGGGGCCTGTGGGAGCCAGGGAGGGGGCatcccctcctccttcttcctcaACCACCCCGCCCTCCTCCACATGGGCCAGAACCCCGGCGCTGGACTTCTCAGCGCTGCCATAGCCAAAGCCTCCCAGGCCTCCCCCTTCCCCTCGGCCAGCAGCATCAGCCCCACCCTCTGCTCCCCCTCGCCCTGCTCCAGCCCCGCCTCTTCCTGCTCCTCCAGCGAAATGGCACACAGCCCGCCCTCTCTGGGCGGAGCCAAGATTGAGTGA
- the pou2f2a gene encoding POU domain, class 2, transcription factor 2 isoform X6, with product MFVPLPVPFVFQRTAPDLNAWRLKSPLALRSNSDIRMSKPVEVEKVGAESPMEGTDSERNGPESNHQAQSMKVNPFPLSPTLSSSKHKMEECGDMSPALPLSHGPTPSQTALQHTQLMLTGSQLAGLTALLPAQQQLLLQQAQAQLLAAAVQQSSAAHAAHAAHAAAQANQQAQAVAAANQQAQQQQQAGQTGQQAQSQSQGQSTQEQIAQSVPVPPPPPQLTLSQPIQLTAQDIQQLLQLQQLVLVPGHSLPSPAQFLLPQAQQGQQGLLSTPNLISLPQQNQGSLLSASTRMGLQAQRDKSMEVSGVTTVPSVNSHPEEPSDLEELEQFARTFKQRRIKLGFTQGDVGLAMGKLYGNDFSQTTISRFEALNLSFKNMCKLKPLLEKWLNDAETMSTDCTMPSPSSLSSPSMGFDGIPGRRRKKRTSIETNVRVALERAFMTNQKPTSEEILLIAEQLNMEKEVIRVWFCNRRQKEKRINPSSATPPLPSQPPTAPPTHKSSCYSPHMMSSQLSQAVTSLSTTVTTMSPVCPLTSSLTSTHPSLSSAPSPVTPPPPRSTASPATPSHSTLNLNTGPSSQWWPAAPFQS from the exons ATATCAGGATGTCAAAGCCAGTAGAGGTCGAGAAGGTAGGGGCCGAGTCCCCGATGGAGGGCACAG ATTCAGAGCGGAATGGACCTGAATCAAATCACCAG GCTCAGTCAATGAAAGTCAATCCATTTCCCCTTTCACCAACCCTGAGCAGCAGCAAG CATAAGATGGAGGAGTGTGGTGATATGTCCCCggcccttcctctctctcacgGCCCGACCCCCTCACAGACGGCCCTGCAACATACACAGCTCATGCTGACCGGCTCCCAACTTGCAGGG TTAACAGCTCTGTTGCCAGCgcagcagcagctgttgctGCAGCAGGCTCAGGCGCAGCTCCTGGCTGCAGCTGTGCAGCAGTCCAGTGCAGCCCACGCCGCTCATGCTGCCCACGCAGCTGCCCAAGCAAATCAGCAAGCTCAGGCAGTCGCAGCAGCAAATCAGCaagcccagcagcagcagcaggcggGACAAACGGGGCAGCAGGCCCAATCGCAGTCCCAGGGACAGAGCACACAGGAACAGATAGCCCAAAGTGTCCCTGTCCCACCTCCTCCACCCCAGCTCACCCTCTCCCAGCCAATCCAGCTCACCGCCCAG GACATACAGCAGTTGCTGCAGCTTCAGCAGTTGGTGTTAGTGCCCGGCCACTCGCTCCCATCCCCTGCCCAGTTCCTCCTCCCACAGGCACAGCAGGGCCAGCAAG gacTCCTATCGACACCAAATCTTATTTCGCTACCTCAGCAAAACCAAGGGAGCCTGCTGTCTGCTTCAACTAGAATGGGACTCCAAGCACAG CGCGATAAGAGCATGGAGGTGAGCGGTGTGACTACAGTACCCTCAGTGAACTCTCACCCTGAGGAGCCCAGTGACCTGGAGGAGCTGGAACAGTTTGCCCGCACTTTCAAACAGAGACGCATCAAGCTGGGCTTCACACAG GGAGATGTCGGTTTGGCCATGGGGAAGCTGTATGGCAACGACTTCAGTCAGACCACAATCTCCCGCTTTGAAGCCCTTAACTTAAGCTTTAAGAACATGTGCAAGCTGAAGCCACTGCTGGAGAAGTGGCTCAATGATGCAG AGACCATGTCCACAGACTGTACCATGCCCAGCCCCAGCTCCCTGTCCTCTCCCTCAATGGGCTTCGACGGGATTCCTGGTCGCCGCAGAAAGAAGAGAACCAGCATTGAGACGAATGTGCGCGTGGCCCTGGAACGCGCATTCATGACg AACCAGAAGCCTACCTCAGAAGAGATCCTGCTGATTGCAGAGCAGCTCAACATGGAGAAGGAGGTGATCCGGGTCTGGTTCTGCAACCGCCGGCAGAAAGAGAAACGCATCAATCCCTCCAGTGCCACCCCTCCCTTGCCCAGCCAGCCCCCCACTGCCCCCCCAACGCACAAATCGTCCTGCTACAGCCCTCACATG ATGTCCAGCCAGCTGTCGCAGGCCGTGACCAGTCTCAGCACAACAGTGACCACCATGTCGCCCGTCTGTCCCCTGACTTCCAGCCTTACCTCCACCCACCCCTCTCTCAGCTCCGCACCCTCCCCAGtgactcctcctcctccccgcAGCACAGCCAGCCCAGCCACCCCCAGCCACAGCACACTCAATCTTAACACAGG CCCTAGCAGCCAGTGGTGGCCAGCTGCCCCTTTCCAGTCTTGA
- the pou2f2a gene encoding POU domain, class 2, transcription factor 2 isoform X4, protein MFVPLPVPFVFQRTAPDLNAWRLKSPLALRSNSDIRMSKPVEVEKVGAESPMEGTDSERNGPESNHQAQSMKVNPFPLSPTLSSSKHKMEECGDMSPALPLSHGPTPSQTALQHTQLMLTGSQLAGLTALLPAQQQLLLQQAQAQLLAAAVQQSSAAHAAHAAHAAAQANQQAQAVAAANQQAQQQQQAGQTGQQAQSQSQGQSTQEQIAQSVPVPPPPPQLTLSQPIQLTAQDIQQLLQLQQLVLVPGHSLPSPAQFLLPQAQQGQQGLLSTPNLISLPQQNQGSLLSASTRMGLQAQRDKSMEVSGVTTVPSVNSHPEEPSDLEELEQFARTFKQRRIKLGFTQGDVGLAMGKLYGNDFSQTTISRFEALNLSFKNMCKLKPLLEKWLNDAETMSTDCTMPSPSSLSSPSMGFDGIPGRRRKKRTSIETNVRVALERAFMTNQKPTSEEILLIAEQLNMEKEVIRVWFCNRRQKEKRINPSSATPPLPSQPPTAPPTHKSSCYSPHMMSSQLSQAVTSLSTTVTTMSPVCPLTSSLTSTHPSLSSAPSPVTPPPPRSTASPATPSHSTLNLNTGLWRMGKKNGDVSNYITDFAANLSPSSQWWPAAPFQS, encoded by the exons ATATCAGGATGTCAAAGCCAGTAGAGGTCGAGAAGGTAGGGGCCGAGTCCCCGATGGAGGGCACAG ATTCAGAGCGGAATGGACCTGAATCAAATCACCAG GCTCAGTCAATGAAAGTCAATCCATTTCCCCTTTCACCAACCCTGAGCAGCAGCAAG CATAAGATGGAGGAGTGTGGTGATATGTCCCCggcccttcctctctctcacgGCCCGACCCCCTCACAGACGGCCCTGCAACATACACAGCTCATGCTGACCGGCTCCCAACTTGCAGGG TTAACAGCTCTGTTGCCAGCgcagcagcagctgttgctGCAGCAGGCTCAGGCGCAGCTCCTGGCTGCAGCTGTGCAGCAGTCCAGTGCAGCCCACGCCGCTCATGCTGCCCACGCAGCTGCCCAAGCAAATCAGCAAGCTCAGGCAGTCGCAGCAGCAAATCAGCaagcccagcagcagcagcaggcggGACAAACGGGGCAGCAGGCCCAATCGCAGTCCCAGGGACAGAGCACACAGGAACAGATAGCCCAAAGTGTCCCTGTCCCACCTCCTCCACCCCAGCTCACCCTCTCCCAGCCAATCCAGCTCACCGCCCAG GACATACAGCAGTTGCTGCAGCTTCAGCAGTTGGTGTTAGTGCCCGGCCACTCGCTCCCATCCCCTGCCCAGTTCCTCCTCCCACAGGCACAGCAGGGCCAGCAAG gacTCCTATCGACACCAAATCTTATTTCGCTACCTCAGCAAAACCAAGGGAGCCTGCTGTCTGCTTCAACTAGAATGGGACTCCAAGCACAG CGCGATAAGAGCATGGAGGTGAGCGGTGTGACTACAGTACCCTCAGTGAACTCTCACCCTGAGGAGCCCAGTGACCTGGAGGAGCTGGAACAGTTTGCCCGCACTTTCAAACAGAGACGCATCAAGCTGGGCTTCACACAG GGAGATGTCGGTTTGGCCATGGGGAAGCTGTATGGCAACGACTTCAGTCAGACCACAATCTCCCGCTTTGAAGCCCTTAACTTAAGCTTTAAGAACATGTGCAAGCTGAAGCCACTGCTGGAGAAGTGGCTCAATGATGCAG AGACCATGTCCACAGACTGTACCATGCCCAGCCCCAGCTCCCTGTCCTCTCCCTCAATGGGCTTCGACGGGATTCCTGGTCGCCGCAGAAAGAAGAGAACCAGCATTGAGACGAATGTGCGCGTGGCCCTGGAACGCGCATTCATGACg AACCAGAAGCCTACCTCAGAAGAGATCCTGCTGATTGCAGAGCAGCTCAACATGGAGAAGGAGGTGATCCGGGTCTGGTTCTGCAACCGCCGGCAGAAAGAGAAACGCATCAATCCCTCCAGTGCCACCCCTCCCTTGCCCAGCCAGCCCCCCACTGCCCCCCCAACGCACAAATCGTCCTGCTACAGCCCTCACATG ATGTCCAGCCAGCTGTCGCAGGCCGTGACCAGTCTCAGCACAACAGTGACCACCATGTCGCCCGTCTGTCCCCTGACTTCCAGCCTTACCTCCACCCACCCCTCTCTCAGCTCCGCACCCTCCCCAGtgactcctcctcctccccgcAGCACAGCCAGCCCAGCCACCCCCAGCCACAGCACACTCAATCTTAACACAGG CTTATGGCGTATGGGTAAAAAGAACGGTGACGTGTCTAACTACATCACCGATTTTGCTGCAAACTTGAG CCCTAGCAGCCAGTGGTGGCCAGCTGCCCCTTTCCAGTCTTGA
- the pou2f2a gene encoding POU domain, class 2, transcription factor 2 isoform X2, with translation MTKTAAIAAKDFFSMWLPDIRMSKPVEVEKVGAESPMEGTDSERNGPESNHQAQSMKVNPFPLSPTLSSSKHKMEECGDMSPALPLSHGPTPSQTALQHTQLMLTGSQLAGLTALLPAQQQLLLQQAQAQLLAAAVQQSSAAHAAHAAHAAAQANQQAQAVAAANQQAQQQQQAGQTGQQAQSQSQGQSTQEQIAQSVPVPPPPPQLTLSQPIQLTAQDIQQLLQLQQLVLVPGHSLPSPAQFLLPQAQQGQQGLLSTPNLISLPQQNQGSLLSASTRMGLQAQRDKSMEVSGVTTVPSVNSHPEEPSDLEELEQFARTFKQRRIKLGFTQGDVGLAMGKLYGNDFSQTTISRFEALNLSFKNMCKLKPLLEKWLNDAETMSTDCTMPSPSSLSSPSMGFDGIPGRRRKKRTSIETNVRVALERAFMTNQKPTSEEILLIAEQLNMEKEVIRVWFCNRRQKEKRINPSSATPPLPSQPPTAPPTHKSSCYSPHMMSSQLSQAVTSLSTTVTTMSPVCPLTSSLTSTHPSLSSAPSPVTPPPPRSTASPATPSHSTLNLNTGLWRMGKKNGDVSNYITDFAANLRNTVMGVNTGMNQALLGNNPLATIQALAASGGQLPLSSLEGASKVMLGACGSQGGGIPSSFFLNHPALLHMGQNPGAGLLSAAIAKASQASPFPSASSISPTLCSPSPCSSPASSCSSSEMAHSPPSLGGAKIE, from the exons ATATCAGGATGTCAAAGCCAGTAGAGGTCGAGAAGGTAGGGGCCGAGTCCCCGATGGAGGGCACAG ATTCAGAGCGGAATGGACCTGAATCAAATCACCAG GCTCAGTCAATGAAAGTCAATCCATTTCCCCTTTCACCAACCCTGAGCAGCAGCAAG CATAAGATGGAGGAGTGTGGTGATATGTCCCCggcccttcctctctctcacgGCCCGACCCCCTCACAGACGGCCCTGCAACATACACAGCTCATGCTGACCGGCTCCCAACTTGCAGGG TTAACAGCTCTGTTGCCAGCgcagcagcagctgttgctGCAGCAGGCTCAGGCGCAGCTCCTGGCTGCAGCTGTGCAGCAGTCCAGTGCAGCCCACGCCGCTCATGCTGCCCACGCAGCTGCCCAAGCAAATCAGCAAGCTCAGGCAGTCGCAGCAGCAAATCAGCaagcccagcagcagcagcaggcggGACAAACGGGGCAGCAGGCCCAATCGCAGTCCCAGGGACAGAGCACACAGGAACAGATAGCCCAAAGTGTCCCTGTCCCACCTCCTCCACCCCAGCTCACCCTCTCCCAGCCAATCCAGCTCACCGCCCAG GACATACAGCAGTTGCTGCAGCTTCAGCAGTTGGTGTTAGTGCCCGGCCACTCGCTCCCATCCCCTGCCCAGTTCCTCCTCCCACAGGCACAGCAGGGCCAGCAAG gacTCCTATCGACACCAAATCTTATTTCGCTACCTCAGCAAAACCAAGGGAGCCTGCTGTCTGCTTCAACTAGAATGGGACTCCAAGCACAG CGCGATAAGAGCATGGAGGTGAGCGGTGTGACTACAGTACCCTCAGTGAACTCTCACCCTGAGGAGCCCAGTGACCTGGAGGAGCTGGAACAGTTTGCCCGCACTTTCAAACAGAGACGCATCAAGCTGGGCTTCACACAG GGAGATGTCGGTTTGGCCATGGGGAAGCTGTATGGCAACGACTTCAGTCAGACCACAATCTCCCGCTTTGAAGCCCTTAACTTAAGCTTTAAGAACATGTGCAAGCTGAAGCCACTGCTGGAGAAGTGGCTCAATGATGCAG AGACCATGTCCACAGACTGTACCATGCCCAGCCCCAGCTCCCTGTCCTCTCCCTCAATGGGCTTCGACGGGATTCCTGGTCGCCGCAGAAAGAAGAGAACCAGCATTGAGACGAATGTGCGCGTGGCCCTGGAACGCGCATTCATGACg AACCAGAAGCCTACCTCAGAAGAGATCCTGCTGATTGCAGAGCAGCTCAACATGGAGAAGGAGGTGATCCGGGTCTGGTTCTGCAACCGCCGGCAGAAAGAGAAACGCATCAATCCCTCCAGTGCCACCCCTCCCTTGCCCAGCCAGCCCCCCACTGCCCCCCCAACGCACAAATCGTCCTGCTACAGCCCTCACATG ATGTCCAGCCAGCTGTCGCAGGCCGTGACCAGTCTCAGCACAACAGTGACCACCATGTCGCCCGTCTGTCCCCTGACTTCCAGCCTTACCTCCACCCACCCCTCTCTCAGCTCCGCACCCTCCCCAGtgactcctcctcctccccgcAGCACAGCCAGCCCAGCCACCCCCAGCCACAGCACACTCAATCTTAACACAGG CTTATGGCGTATGGGTAAAAAGAACGGTGACGTGTCTAACTACATCACCGATTTTGCTGCAAACTTGAG GAACACTGTGATGGGAGTTAACACAGGGATGAACCAAGCCCTCCTCGGTAACAATCCCCTGGCCACTatccaag CCCTAGCAGCCAGTGGTGGCCAGCTGCCCCTTTCCAGTCTTGAGGGGGCCAGTAAGGTTATGCTGGGGGCCTGTGGGAGCCAGGGAGGGGGCatcccctcctccttcttcctcaACCACCCCGCCCTCCTCCACATGGGCCAGAACCCCGGCGCTGGACTTCTCAGCGCTGCCATAGCCAAAGCCTCCCAGGCCTCCCCCTTCCCCTCGGCCAGCAGCATCAGCCCCACCCTCTGCTCCCCCTCGCCCTGCTCCAGCCCCGCCTCTTCCTGCTCCTCCAGCGAAATGGCACACAGCCCGCCCTCTCTGGGCGGAGCCAAGATTGAGTGA